AAAAGCAAAGCCAAAACAAGGACCACCCAGCGGTCGGCGGAGGGAAAATCGACGCCCAGCGAACGCACCGCCGGCAGAAAGGAAAGCATGGCCATCTTAAATTTTACAGGCGGACGGCCGGAATGTTCTACTGCTCCCGCAGGGCGGCAAAGCGGGCCACTTCTTCCAATGACTTTTTGAATGCCGTGGCCGGTAGCCCGGACAGGAGCTCCAACGCCTCCTGCCCGTACTGCAGGGCTTTTTTCTGGGCGTACTCCACCCCGCCCGTTTCCAAAACGATTCCGGCCACTTTTTCCGCCGCTCCGTTTCCCGCCCCGTTTTTCAAAAGGGAGACGATTTCGTTTTTGCGCGGGGAGCCGCCGTTGTTCAGGGTGTAAATCAAGGGGAGCGTTACCTTCCCCTCCCGCAAATCGTTTCCCACCGTTTTGCCGGTGACCGCCTCCGTGCCGACGATGTCCAGCAAATCGTCCGAAATCTGAAAAGCCACCCCCACTTTCTCCCCGAATTCCCGGATTTTTTCCCGTTCCCCCTCCGGACGGCCGGCAAGGATCGCCCCCGCCTCGCAGGATACGGCAAAAAGGGAGGCGGTTTTATCCGCAATCAGTGAAAAATAATCCGCTTCGCCAATGTCAAAATTGTTGATGTGCTGGATTTCCACCAGCTGCCCCACGGACACCCGCTCCGTTGCGTTCGAGAACGCCTCCAGCAAATCGACGCTGTCCGCCTGCACCAAAAGCCGGAACGCCTTGGAGAAAAGATAATCTCCCATCAAAACGGAGACCAGATTGTTCCATTTGGAATTCACCGTCGGCTGGCCGCGGCGGGTGGAGGAAACGTCAATGACATCGTCATGCAAAAGCGTGGCGGTGTGGATGAGCTCGACGGCCAACGCCGCCAGCATCGCCCGGCCGGGGTCGGCCGCCATCTGGCCGGAGGAAAGAAAAACAAAGGCCGGCCGCAGCCGCTTCCCCCGGCGGGTTAAAATATGCTCGGTGACCTGATAAACGAAAGTGGAACGGGCCAAAAGACAGGTTTTG
This DNA window, taken from Verrucomicrobiia bacterium, encodes the following:
- a CDS encoding polyprenyl synthetase family protein, whose protein sequence is MDVRLEAILRPIGPQLEDFEKQLKTCLLARSTFVYQVTEHILTRRGKRLRPAFVFLSSGQMAADPGRAMLAALAVELIHTATLLHDDVIDVSSTRRGQPTVNSKWNNLVSVLMGDYLFSKAFRLLVQADSVDLLEAFSNATERVSVGQLVEIQHINNFDIGEADYFSLIADKTASLFAVSCEAGAILAGRPEGEREKIREFGEKVGVAFQISDDLLDIVGTEAVTGKTVGNDLREGKVTLPLIYTLNNGGSPRKNEIVSLLKNGAGNGAAEKVAGIVLETGGVEYAQKKALQYGQEALELLSGLPATAFKKSLEEVARFAALREQ